From the genome of Xylocopilactobacillus apis:
ATTGGGTGATGAATGTGCAAAATTAATCAACGCTGAGAAAAATGAAGTCCTAATTACCGGCAGCACAACTTCCAATGTTCATCAGTGCGTCACTACTTTATATCATCCAACCAAAGACCGTTACAAAATTTTAGTTGATGATCTTAATTTTCCTACTGACCGTTATGCTGTTGACAGCGATGTCCGTCTTAAAGGGTATACTCCTGAAGAAGCCGTTAAAGTTGTAAAAAGTCCTGACGGCAAATATATTGATGAAGACGCAGTAATTGAAGCAATGACTCCTGATGTTGCACTCATTTTGCTGCCAACAGTCTTGTATCGTTCAGCACAAATTCTTGACATGGAAAAAATTACTAAAGCTGCTCATGAACGGGGAATTTTCATTGGTTGGGATCTTTGCCACGCAATCGGTGCTATTAAAATGGATTTTCAAAAAGTACAACCAGATTTTGCAATTTGGTGTACTTATAAGTATTTATCAGGTGGTCCCGGATCAATTGCCGGCCTGTACTTAAACAAGAAGCATTTTGATAAAACACCTGGACTTGCCGGATGGTGGGGAAACCGCGATGATACTCAATTTCAATTAAAGCATCAATTTCAGCATCAACAAGATGTTTCTGGCTGGCAAATTGGAACTCCAACAATGCTTTCAATGGCTCCCCTAGAAGGTACTTTAAAATTGATCAACAGTATTGGCATGGATAAAATTAGAACTAAATCTTTAAAAATTACTGCTTACTTAATGTATCTAATCGATACGAAATTATCCAAGTATGGCTGTACAGTTGGTAATCCGCGGGAAGATGACAAACGAGGCGGACATGTCTGCTTAGAACATCCAAATGGCTATCAAATATCTCTTGCTTTAAAAGATCGAGGTGTGATTCCAGATTTTCGTGAACCTGATGTAATTCGTTTAGCACCAATTGCTTTGTATACATCTTATCAAGAAGTTTACAAAATGGTTGAAATCCTTGAAGACATCATGTCATCTAAGAGCTATGAGAAGTATAGTGATAAACGCGGTTTAGTTGTTTAAAATCTCTCCATATGAAAAAGAGCTAATGAAATTTAATTTTCATTGGCTCTTTTTATCATTCTTTTCTTCAATATGCGCTTTAGTTAACGAATAAATTTGGATTACATGATCATCGATTAAACGATAAAATATCTGTTTATCCAAACGTTCACCCGTAACTAAACGTTCTTGTTTCAAAAGTCTTAATTGATGAGAAACATTTGATACCGATAGATCTAATTTATTAGCAATATCAGAAACTGTAATCGGTCCTTGCGCAACTGTTAAAATAATTCTCATCCGGGTCGGATCACTCATCGACTTAAACACTTCAATAATAGGCTGTAATTCTTCTTTTGACGGTAAATCAAAATCATTGCTATCTAAATCAACTACCGTAATTTTCCTTTACCTCCATACCGAATAATGGTTTTTTGAGGCTTGTTTTCTTTTTTGGACGTCGAACTAATAACAGCCGTAAGCCATTAAAAGTCACTATCAGCGTACTGCCTTCGTGCAGCGCTACTCCCCATGCAATATTCGTGATTTGTAAAACATTAAGCAATAGTAATAATACCACAACACCTAATGCAAAAATAATATTTTCCATCACGATTGCATTCATTTTTTTAGACATTCGATGGGCAAAGGTCAAGCGTGACAAATCATTTTTAACTAAAACTACATCGGCTACATCAATTGCTACATCAGTTCCTGAACCCATTGCAATCCCAATATCTGCATTAACTAGCGCCGGTGCATCGTTAACTCCATCACCAACCATGGCAACTTCATCATTTTGATTCTTCAATCGATCGATTACTTCAACTTTTTGTTCAGGTAAGACATTGGTTGCAGCTTCACTAATTGCTAATTTTTTTGCTACCGCTTCTCCAGTTTGTTTAGCATCTCCTGTAATCATTACTGTTTTTACACCATGTTGGTTGAAATATTGAATTGCCTCTTTAGCGGATTCTTTAGGCAAATCCATTAACGCAATCATTCCAACAACTTGATTATCGCGTCCAATATAAACTACAGTTTTTCCTTCATTGCTCCACTTCTGATAGTTATCTTGATAAATCGAGCCAATTTCTGAAAAATTGTCTTCTTTACCAATTAAATATTGATGCCCTTGATATTCGGCTGATAATCCATGACCAATTTTGTTCTCGCAGACCAAGTCACGACATTTTTCATTCGATTCAAAACCACTTACGATTGCTTTTGCAAGTGGATGATTACTTTGCTTTTCCATTGAAACAATAATGTTAGATAACTCTTCTTGATTAATTTCTGAGCTAAAATAACTATCCGTGACTGTTGGTTCGCCTTGAGTTAATGTTCCAGTTTTGTCAAAAGCAATAGCTTTTAAACCTGATAAATTAGCTAAGTATGCGCCGCCTTTAAAAAGTACTCCATTACGAGCCAAATTAGAAATACTAGAAAGAGTGGCTGGTATAGCACTTGCAGCTAGTGCACAAGGAGAAGCTGCGACTAAAAATCCGATCATTCGATAAAAACTAAGCGACCAACTCCATTGTAATAAAAGTGGCCCTGCTATTAAAACAAAAGGTAATAAAATTAAAACCGTATTGACATAGATTGGCTCTAATTTTTGAATTTTAGTTGCAGTTTTAGTGGGAGTTTCTTGCGCTGTCTCAACCATTTGAATGATTTTTGCAAAAACTGTATCTGAACTGTTCTTAGTTACCGTCATTTCAAATGTGGAATTACCATTAATTGTTCCGCCAAAAACTTCATCCCCAGCTTGTTTTTCTCGCGGAATACTTTCTCCACTAACTGACGATTCATTAATGCTTGCATTTCCCTTAGTTATATTCCCGTCAGTTGGCACTTGGGCTCCGTTTAACACCTGCAGTTCATCACCAATTTTTAATTCGCTCACTGGTACTGATTCTAATTCACCATCATTTGTAAATCTCTGAGCTTCAACGGGTGCCATCTCTAACAGTGACGTAATTTCCTTACGGCTCTTGTCTTCTGCATATTCTTCTAAGAAATCTGCTCCCGCAAAAATTAAAATCAACAAAGCAGCTTCTTCAAAACTTCCGATGATAATTGACCCAAGTGCTGCCAAAGACATCAAAATGTGAATGTTAGGGATGAATTTATGTTTCTTTTTGGAAGTTTTAATTGTATCTTCAATGCCTTCCCAAATTGCATGATACCCCGATAAAATTACTGCACCTAAGAAAAGAGTATTTCTGATCCAAAGTTGATTTATGGGAATTAAAAGTCCCAAGAAAAATATGATTAGTCCGACTATATAAAATTTTACAGGCTTTGAAAGTTTCATCATGTATATTCCTTTTCTGATTTCACAATTGTTCATTTGAACAACTGTTCAAGTATTCAAGTAAAATATAAATGATTTTCTTTTAGATGTCAAGAGATAATAAAAAAACCGGCTAATACCGTTAAGTTAAGCGATAGTTCCCTCAATTGTTTCAATATCGTTTCTTCCATGTCTTTCAACAATTGCTTCAATTGCTGCAGTGATCCCTCTAACATCGTCATCTAATGATAATGAAGGAGTCTGCGCGCGATTAACAACTTGTTCCGGTAAAAAAGGAATATGAATGAAACCCGCTTTAATGTTTGGAAAATATTTATCCCGCATATATTGAACTTGATAAAAAATATGATTGCAAACATAAGTTCCTGCTGTATTTGATACTTCAGCAGGTAATCCAACATTTCTAATTGCCCGCGTCATCGCTTTAATAGGAAGCTGAGTAAAATACGCTGGCGCCCCATCTTCATGGATTGGATGGTTTAAAGGCTGATACCCTGCGTTATCTTTTATTCGACCATCGTCGAGATTAATCGCAACTCTTTCAGGCGTAATCGAGTATCTTCCGCCAGCTTGACCAACATTTAAAACGTAATCTGGCTTTATTTTTTCGATTTCTTTTTTTACTACTTCGGCGCAATGATTAAATTCCGTTGGTATTTCCAACTTAATAATTTCTACACCTTTAATGACTTCCGGAAGCCTCTTTACAGTTTCAATTGCGGGATTAATTTTATCATCACCAAAAGGGTTAAATCCTGTTACCAAAATTTTCATCAATAAACCTTTCCAAAAATTTAGATAAATAAAGACGTCAAATTATTTCAATCGACGTCTTAGTTCAATTCAAATTATTTATTCAAGAGTTTTTCTTTTACTCGCACTATTAATTCCTAATTGTTCTCTATATTTTGTTACCGTTCGACGGGCAATTTTTATTCCTTGTTCTGCTAAAGCTTCAGAAATTTTTTGATCACTTAAAGGATGAGCTTTTTGTTCTTGATCAATTAATTTCTTTATTTTTTCTTGAACCTGCCCAACTGATTGACCGGAGTCAGGATTACTGCGCTTGGTAAAGAAATATTTTAACTCAAATACGCCAAAATCTGTCTGTAAATATTTGCCGTTTATTGTGCGACTAACCGTTGATTGGTTAATATTTAACTTTTGAGCAACATCCCTTAACAATAAAGGATTAAGAGTTTTTGACTTTTGCATCAAAAATTGTGCTTGGGCTTCAACAATACAACGTCCAATCATTGCAATTGTTTCAACTCTTCGATTAAGATTTCGCTGTAAAGTTTGATACTCCTCATACTTGAGTTTTAAATAGGACTTCACTTCTTGATCAGTGCTTTTCTTTAACTCATCATAAGTCTCTTTTTCAAAAACAATGTTAGGGTATCCATACTTAGTTACCTCCAGCGATAACTTATCGCCGTCTATTTTTAAAATTAGTTCAGGAATAATGTAATTATTCTGATTGAAATCTTCGGTAAATGGGTATGGGGTTAGAGTTTGAATTATTTTAAAAGCAGACTTTACTTCATCATGCGACACATTTAAATTACTAGCAATTTCATCCCATTTATGATCAAGTAATTCATCGTAACAATGCTCCAAAATATCTAAAGCCAGAGTAGTTCCCGGTGTTGCAGTTTTAAATTGTAATTGTAATGACAAACATTCAAGCAGCGACTGGGCACCAACTCCTGGCGGATCTAAATTATACAATAATTCTTTAGCATCCATTAGAGTAATTCGGTTAATTGATAATTTATTCAATAATTCATGATCGGAAAATATCAAGTACCCATGCTCATCTAAACAATCGATCAAATCTAAAACAACATTACGTAATGGCGTATCTCTCATCGTTAAGTGAACTTGATCTAAAAGATAACTGTAGACGGTTTGCTGTTCATTGGAACCGATATCCGCTGCTGTCGACATCTCTACTTCTTGCTTTGAAATAGTAGGATTTACATCAAACAATGGATTAGCCATGCTTAATTCTTGCGCATAGTCAGTTAAGTCCAACAAATTAGTCTGCAGGATTAAAATCGATTGTTTCATGCTTTGAGTCAAAGCTAATCTATGAAGTTGTTTCTGATTTATTTGATAACTTTGTTTTAATGCCATGATTAGACCTGCTATATTTTCTTTCTAACTTTATTGTAACCGATTTACAGAGGATCGGATCAATAATTGATAAAAAAGATTAAATTAGAAAATCACTAGTAA
Proteins encoded in this window:
- a CDS encoding metalloregulator ArsR/SmtB family transcription factor, with amino-acid sequence MTVVDLDSNDFDLPSKEELQPIIEVFKSMSDPTRMRIILTVAQGPITVSDIANKLDLSVSNVSHQLRLLKQERLVTGERLDKQIFYRLIDDHVIQIYSLTKAHIEEKNDKKSQ
- the rpoN gene encoding RNA polymerase factor sigma-54, coding for MALKQSYQINQKQLHRLALTQSMKQSILILQTNLLDLTDYAQELSMANPLFDVNPTISKQEVEMSTAADIGSNEQQTVYSYLLDQVHLTMRDTPLRNVVLDLIDCLDEHGYLIFSDHELLNKLSINRITLMDAKELLYNLDPPGVGAQSLLECLSLQLQFKTATPGTTLALDILEHCYDELLDHKWDEIASNLNVSHDEVKSAFKIIQTLTPYPFTEDFNQNNYIIPELILKIDGDKLSLEVTKYGYPNIVFEKETYDELKKSTDQEVKSYLKLKYEEYQTLQRNLNRRVETIAMIGRCIVEAQAQFLMQKSKTLNPLLLRDVAQKLNINQSTVSRTINGKYLQTDFGVFELKYFFTKRSNPDSGQSVGQVQEKIKKLIDQEQKAHPLSDQKISEALAEQGIKIARRTVTKYREQLGINSASKRKTLE
- a CDS encoding heavy metal translocating P-type ATPase, whose translation is MKLSKPVKFYIVGLIIFFLGLLIPINQLWIRNTLFLGAVILSGYHAIWEGIEDTIKTSKKKHKFIPNIHILMSLAALGSIIIGSFEEAALLILIFAGADFLEEYAEDKSRKEITSLLEMAPVEAQRFTNDGELESVPVSELKIGDELQVLNGAQVPTDGNITKGNASINESSVSGESIPREKQAGDEVFGGTINGNSTFEMTVTKNSSDTVFAKIIQMVETAQETPTKTATKIQKLEPIYVNTVLILLPFVLIAGPLLLQWSWSLSFYRMIGFLVAASPCALAASAIPATLSSISNLARNGVLFKGGAYLANLSGLKAIAFDKTGTLTQGEPTVTDSYFSSEINQEELSNIIVSMEKQSNHPLAKAIVSGFESNEKCRDLVCENKIGHGLSAEYQGHQYLIGKEDNFSEIGSIYQDNYQKWSNEGKTVVYIGRDNQVVGMIALMDLPKESAKEAIQYFNQHGVKTVMITGDAKQTGEAVAKKLAISEAATNVLPEQKVEVIDRLKNQNDEVAMVGDGVNDAPALVNADIGIAMGSGTDVAIDVADVVLVKNDLSRLTFAHRMSKKMNAIVMENIIFALGVVVLLLLLNVLQITNIAWGVALHEGSTLIVTFNGLRLLLVRRPKKKTSLKKPLFGMEVKENYGS
- the pcp gene encoding pyroglutamyl-peptidase I: MKILVTGFNPFGDDKINPAIETVKRLPEVIKGVEIIKLEIPTEFNHCAEVVKKEIEKIKPDYVLNVGQAGGRYSITPERVAINLDDGRIKDNAGYQPLNHPIHEDGAPAYFTQLPIKAMTRAIRNVGLPAEVSNTAGTYVCNHIFYQVQYMRDKYFPNIKAGFIHIPFLPEQVVNRAQTPSLSLDDDVRGITAAIEAIVERHGRNDIETIEGTIA
- the kynU gene encoding kynureninase — protein: MKYEFSDDLKQAQTLDQEDVLSDIRNHFYIQPNQIYMDGNSLGLASKDAEESLNKMMNVWKTEGINMWDEYFHYGQKLGDECAKLINAEKNEVLITGSTTSNVHQCVTTLYHPTKDRYKILVDDLNFPTDRYAVDSDVRLKGYTPEEAVKVVKSPDGKYIDEDAVIEAMTPDVALILLPTVLYRSAQILDMEKITKAAHERGIFIGWDLCHAIGAIKMDFQKVQPDFAIWCTYKYLSGGPGSIAGLYLNKKHFDKTPGLAGWWGNRDDTQFQLKHQFQHQQDVSGWQIGTPTMLSMAPLEGTLKLINSIGMDKIRTKSLKITAYLMYLIDTKLSKYGCTVGNPREDDKRGGHVCLEHPNGYQISLALKDRGVIPDFREPDVIRLAPIALYTSYQEVYKMVEILEDIMSSKSYEKYSDKRGLVV